From the Deinococcus radiophilus genome, one window contains:
- a CDS encoding AAA family ATPase: MRVSSTLIVFSGLPGIGKSTLSRSLLGYGKAVYLRVDSVEAALSNSGLRRVMVEGYAVAYALALDNLRLGHDVVVDCVNPVSETRTAWQEIARQAEANLINVEVSCSDLGEHRRRVEGRFSDAANYVGRWSPPSWEEVLSSCKTYQPWTIPTVQIDLARLTPELAAASLLAELDKLGYTLPNAPAP; this comes from the coding sequence GTGAGGGTGAGTAGCACGCTGATTGTTTTTTCTGGATTACCCGGCATAGGCAAAAGCACTTTGTCTCGTAGTCTTTTGGGCTACGGCAAGGCTGTTTACCTCAGGGTCGATTCGGTTGAAGCTGCGTTGTCGAACAGTGGGCTGAGGCGCGTGATGGTTGAGGGGTACGCTGTGGCCTACGCTCTGGCGCTAGACAACCTCAGGCTGGGCCATGATGTGGTCGTAGATTGCGTGAATCCTGTTTCCGAGACGCGGACTGCTTGGCAGGAGATTGCTCGGCAGGCTGAAGCGAACCTCATCAACGTCGAAGTCTCGTGCTCCGACCTGGGAGAACACCGTAGGCGCGTGGAAGGACGTTTCTCTGACGCGGCAAATTACGTCGGACGTTGGTCACCTCCGTCCTGGGAAGAGGTTCTGTCCTCATGTAAGACGTACCAGCCTTGGACCATCCCCACAGTACAAATTGACCTCGCGAGGCTCACCCCAGAACTTGCGGCAGCGTCACTCCTTGCCGAACTGGACAAGCTCGGCTACACTCTCCCCAACGCGCCCGCGCCCTAG
- a CDS encoding UbiX family flavin prenyltransferase, producing MVGVSGGSGIPYALDLLRALGRLDVETHLVVTSGAKRVMTAEGGVRLDELTALATVVHEDRDLGASVASGSFRTDGMVVVPCSAGTLAKIAHGLADNLVSRAAHVTLKERRPLALVLREDPMPRPMLLNMLAAHDAGATIMSASPGFYHAPGSVDELLHFVTVRVLDQFGLEAGGFRRWGEGE from the coding sequence GTGGTGGGGGTGTCGGGCGGCAGCGGCATTCCCTACGCGCTGGACCTGCTGCGTGCGCTTGGCCGGCTGGACGTGGAAACCCATCTGGTCGTGACCAGCGGGGCCAAGCGGGTGATGACCGCCGAGGGCGGGGTGCGGCTGGACGAACTGACCGCCCTGGCCACCGTGGTGCACGAGGACCGCGACCTGGGGGCCAGCGTCGCCTCCGGGTCGTTCCGGACGGACGGGATGGTGGTGGTGCCGTGCAGCGCGGGCACGCTGGCAAAAATCGCGCACGGCCTGGCCGACAACCTGGTCAGCCGCGCCGCCCACGTGACCCTCAAGGAGCGCCGCCCGCTCGCGCTGGTCCTGCGCGAAGACCCCATGCCCCGGCCCATGCTGCTCAACATGCTGGCCGCCCATGATGCGGGCGCGACCATCATGAGCGCCAGCCCCGGCTTTTACCACGCGCCTGGGAGTGTGGACGAACTGCTGCATTTCGTGACGGTGCGGGTGCTGGACCAGTTCGGGCTGGAGGCGGGGGGGTTCAGGCGGTGGGGTGAGGGTGAGTAG